Proteins encoded by one window of Lactobacillus paragasseri:
- a CDS encoding phosphate ABC transporter substrate-binding protein: protein MRTNFKFKIVAVLGLLAILIGLTGCANNNSNKITVVGSSAMQLLAEQAGNDYRLSHPDSNIVVQGGGSGTGLSQVQAGAVEIGTSDVFAETQKGIDTKKLQNHLVAVVGIVPIVNKSAGVKNLTRQQLSDIFTGKITNWKQVGGKNQNITVINRSKGSGTRGTFEGLILNGKKPIQAQEQDSNGTVRKIVSSTPGTISYISFPYANDENIQKLSIDKIKPTNKNVETNRWHLWSYEHMYTKGKPNKNVQKFIDYMLGSKVQNDLVPKLGYISINKMQVERDSNNHVVQK from the coding sequence ATGAGAACAAATTTTAAATTTAAAATAGTTGCTGTTTTAGGACTGCTAGCTATTTTAATCGGACTTACAGGCTGTGCTAACAATAATAGCAATAAGATTACTGTTGTTGGATCTAGTGCCATGCAGCTTTTAGCTGAGCAAGCTGGAAATGACTATCGTCTTTCTCATCCAGACAGTAATATTGTTGTTCAAGGTGGAGGTTCTGGGACTGGTCTTAGCCAAGTACAGGCTGGTGCTGTTGAAATCGGAACTTCTGATGTTTTTGCTGAAACACAAAAAGGAATTGACACCAAAAAATTGCAAAATCATCTAGTTGCAGTTGTAGGTATTGTACCAATTGTTAATAAGAGCGCTGGCGTGAAAAATTTAACCAGACAGCAATTGAGTGATATTTTTACTGGTAAGATTACCAACTGGAAACAAGTTGGCGGAAAAAATCAAAATATCACTGTAATTAATCGTTCTAAAGGTAGCGGTACTCGAGGAACTTTTGAAGGCCTAATTCTGAACGGAAAAAAGCCAATTCAAGCGCAAGAACAAGATTCTAACGGTACTGTGCGTAAGATCGTCAGCTCTACGCCAGGGACGATTTCTTATATTTCTTTCCCATATGCTAATGATGAAAATATTCAAAAACTGAGTATTGACAAAATAAAGCCTACGAATAAAAATGTGGAAACAAATCGTTGGCATCTTTGGTCTTACGAGCATATGTATACTAAGGGAAAGCCTAATAAAAATGTTCAAAAGTTTATTGATTATATGCTTGGTAGTAAAGTTCAAAATGACTTAGTGCCAAAGCTAGGCTACATTAGTATCAATAAGATGCAAGTTGAACGTGATAGTAATAATCATGTTGTTCAAAAATAA
- the pstC gene encoding phosphate ABC transporter permease subunit PstC has protein sequence MNNKDLKKVVESALDKQKVPHVKLKKIGASKVDVASLTEPSKETRQEYWGKGLTYCAIILIIILVASIIGFIGFHGLETFTKDHVNVFQFLASSDWDPGEGKSHVGAAAMIVTSFSVTLLAALVATPFAIAVALFMTEYSSKKGARFLQSVIELLVGIPSVVYGFLGLTIIVPFIRNIFSGTGFGILSATLVLFVMVLPTITSLTVDSLKAVPSDYRKASLALGATKWQTIYKVILRVASPRIMTAVIFGMARAFGEALAVQMVIGNAVLMPANLVSPSATLTSQLTSQMGNTVMGTLPNNALWSLALLLLIMSLVFNFLVRLIGKRGQK, from the coding sequence ATGAATAACAAAGATCTAAAAAAAGTAGTTGAATCTGCTTTAGATAAGCAAAAGGTTCCTCATGTTAAATTAAAGAAGATTGGAGCTAGCAAGGTTGATGTTGCTAGTTTAACTGAACCCTCAAAAGAAACGCGACAAGAATATTGGGGTAAGGGGTTAACTTACTGTGCTATTATCTTAATTATTATTTTAGTTGCTTCAATTATTGGTTTTATTGGCTTCCATGGCTTAGAAACATTTACTAAAGACCACGTAAATGTATTTCAATTTTTGGCTTCTAGTGACTGGGATCCAGGTGAAGGAAAGAGCCATGTTGGTGCAGCTGCAATGATTGTAACTTCTTTTTCAGTAACTTTATTAGCAGCTTTAGTAGCAACACCATTTGCCATTGCAGTAGCCTTGTTTATGACTGAATATTCTTCTAAAAAAGGCGCGCGCTTTTTACAATCCGTAATTGAATTATTAGTTGGGATTCCATCTGTTGTTTACGGATTTTTGGGGTTAACAATTATTGTTCCATTTATTAGAAATATTTTTAGTGGCACAGGATTTGGTATTTTGTCTGCTACTTTGGTTTTATTTGTCATGGTCTTACCAACGATTACTTCTTTGACTGTTGACAGTTTAAAGGCTGTTCCTTCTGACTACCGAAAGGCTTCTTTGGCTTTGGGAGCAACTAAGTGGCAAACAATTTATAAGGTGATTTTGCGAGTTGCTTCTCCTAGAATTATGACTGCGGTAATTTTCGGAATGGCACGTGCTTTTGGGGAAGCATTAGCCGTACAAATGGTTATTGGTAATGCGGTTTTAATGCCAGCTAACTTAGTAAGTCCATCAGCTACTTTAACTAGTCAATTAACTAGTCAAATGGGAAATACCGTGATGGGAACTTTGCCTAATAATGCCCTTTGGTCCTTAGCCTTGTTATTATTAATTATGTCTTTAGTCTTTAACTTCTTAGTCCGCTTAATTGGAAAGAGAGGACAGAAATAA
- a CDS encoding ABC transporter substrate-binding protein/permease, which translates to MKKTKLFSFFFAFLLFFSLGATFIQPAQAASEKKVAEGSVLKKIKKSGELVVGTSADYPPLEFTASENGKTKYVGVDIELAKDIAKDLNVKLVIKNMSFDSLLVALETGKVDMVISAMTPTPERKQSVAFSKIYYKPSGEYFLVNKKDKDKYTSIQSLKGQTIGAQTGSNQYNLVKSQMKDSKLKGLGKINNLVLALQSGKVSAVVVEELIAKAYAENNNSLAAVRSNLKETQSGNAVAIAKGQDELVAQVNKTIDHVQKKDLINKQYLPAAAKYMKTEKKSNTFAKYIPYFFKGIWYTIVITVFSVIIGIVLGIILALMRLSKNPILHWLAVCYIEFIRGTPQMVQILFVYFGIGYLISNLSALVAGIIAIGLNSGAYVAEDIRSGIDSLPKGQMEAARSLGLSRQKAFRYVIIPQAIKNIWPALGNEFITLLKDSSLVSVIGVAELMYQTQLVQTSTYKGVLPLFIAMIIYFVMTFSLTRLLNHFEKRMKRNDSND; encoded by the coding sequence ATGAAGAAAACAAAACTATTTAGTTTTTTCTTTGCATTTTTACTCTTCTTCTCACTCGGTGCCACTTTTATTCAACCAGCTCAAGCAGCTAGTGAAAAGAAAGTAGCAGAAGGTAGTGTTTTAAAGAAGATTAAAAAGAGTGGAGAGCTAGTAGTAGGTACATCCGCCGACTATCCGCCATTAGAATTTACAGCAAGTGAAAATGGCAAGACTAAGTATGTTGGAGTCGATATAGAATTAGCTAAAGATATTGCCAAAGATTTAAACGTAAAGCTTGTTATTAAAAATATGTCTTTTGATTCGCTGTTAGTTGCACTTGAAACAGGAAAGGTAGACATGGTTATTTCTGCCATGACGCCTACTCCTGAGAGAAAACAAAGTGTGGCTTTTTCAAAAATTTACTACAAGCCAAGTGGTGAATATTTTTTAGTAAACAAAAAAGATAAGGATAAGTATACAAGCATCCAAAGCCTTAAAGGCCAAACTATTGGTGCTCAAACAGGAAGTAACCAATATAATTTAGTTAAGTCGCAAATGAAAGATTCTAAGTTAAAAGGTCTTGGGAAAATTAATAACTTGGTCTTAGCTTTACAATCTGGTAAGGTTTCGGCAGTTGTCGTTGAAGAATTAATCGCTAAAGCTTATGCGGAAAATAATAATAGCTTAGCCGCAGTACGTTCAAACCTGAAAGAAACACAGTCTGGAAATGCAGTAGCAATTGCAAAGGGACAAGATGAATTAGTTGCTCAGGTGAATAAAACTATTGATCATGTTCAAAAGAAAGACTTAATTAATAAACAATACCTTCCAGCAGCTGCCAAATATATGAAAACGGAAAAGAAAAGTAATACTTTTGCTAAATATATTCCATACTTCTTCAAGGGCATCTGGTACACGATTGTAATTACTGTCTTTTCTGTCATTATTGGTATTGTTTTAGGAATCATTTTAGCCTTGATGCGCCTGTCTAAGAATCCAATTTTACATTGGCTTGCTGTTTGTTATATTGAATTTATTCGCGGTACGCCTCAAATGGTTCAAATCTTGTTTGTATACTTTGGAATTGGATATTTGATTTCTAATCTTTCAGCCTTGGTTGCTGGTATTATTGCCATTGGGCTTAATTCTGGAGCCTATGTGGCTGAGGATATTAGGTCAGGAATTGATTCTTTGCCAAAAGGACAAATGGAAGCAGCACGTTCCCTAGGTTTAAGCCGTCAGAAGGCATTTAGATATGTAATTATTCCTCAGGCAATAAAGAATATTTGGCCAGCCTTAGGTAATGAGTTTATTACTTTATTAAAGGACAGTTCTTTGGTTTCAGTAATTGGGGTTGCTGAATTAATGTACCAAACACAATTAGTTCAAACTTCAACTTATAAGGGTGTATTGCCATTATTCATTGCCATGATTATTTACTTTGTTATGACTTTCTCATTGACGAGATTGTTGAATCACTTTGAAAAGAGGATGAAGCGTAATGACAGCAATGATTAA
- the pstB gene encoding phosphate ABC transporter ATP-binding protein PstB, translating into MENIITSRDVHLSYGNVEALHGISLDFEEKELTALIGPSGCGKSTFLRCLNRMNDDIPNIHISGDIQFEGQNIYGSKMDLVELRKEVGMVFQQPSPFPFSVYDNIAYGLKIAGIKDKELIDQRVEESLKQAAIWKETKDNLDRNAQAFSGGQQQRICIARTLAVRPKVVLLDEPTSALDPISSSEIEETLLELKHEYTFIMVTHNLQQASRISDYTAFLMSGDLIEYGKTADMFMNPKKQITSDYLNGRFG; encoded by the coding sequence GTGGAAAATATTATTACAAGTAGAGATGTTCATCTAAGTTATGGAAATGTTGAAGCCTTGCATGGGATTAGCTTGGATTTTGAAGAAAAAGAATTAACTGCTTTAATTGGACCTTCGGGATGTGGAAAGTCAACTTTCTTGCGCTGTTTAAATAGAATGAACGATGATATTCCCAACATTCATATTAGCGGTGATATTCAGTTCGAAGGACAAAACATTTATGGTTCTAAGATGGATCTGGTAGAATTGCGTAAAGAAGTTGGGATGGTTTTCCAGCAGCCGAGTCCTTTTCCATTTTCTGTTTATGACAATATTGCTTACGGATTAAAGATTGCTGGAATTAAGGATAAAGAGTTAATTGATCAGCGCGTTGAAGAAAGTCTTAAGCAGGCAGCAATTTGGAAAGAAACAAAAGATAATTTAGATCGCAATGCCCAAGCCTTTTCTGGTGGTCAGCAGCAAAGAATTTGTATTGCGCGTACTTTAGCAGTTCGTCCGAAAGTAGTTTTGCTTGATGAACCCACGAGTGCGCTTGATCCAATTTCAAGTAGTGAAATTGAGGAAACCTTACTTGAATTAAAGCATGAATATACTTTCATCATGGTAACGCATAACTTGCAGCAGGCCAGTCGAATCAGCGATTATACTGCTTTCTTAATGAGTGGGGACTTAATTGAATATGGTAAAACAGCTGATATGTTTATGAATCCTAAGAAACAGATTACAAGTGATTATCTGAATGGACGTTTTGGTTAA
- a CDS encoding GNAT family N-acetyltransferase: MKIRQATMNDYNQIMAILKDGANQLAERGVDQWQGDYPSPDQIKDDIEKGFAYLAVSADGETVGAISIVEAPDHSYDNLKGKWLRNTDKYVVIHRVAIHSKHAGNGYATKLLTEVIDYIRDNRKDIDSIRIDTHENNTAMQHLIDKMSFTKVGELHGVYRPDEISYVYENIRE; the protein is encoded by the coding sequence ATGAAGATTAGACAAGCTACAATGAATGACTATAATCAAATCATGGCGATTTTGAAGGATGGAGCAAACCAACTAGCAGAGCGCGGAGTTGATCAATGGCAAGGAGATTATCCTTCTCCAGATCAAATTAAAGATGATATTGAAAAAGGCTTTGCTTATCTTGCTGTTTCAGCTGATGGCGAAACTGTTGGAGCCATTTCAATTGTTGAAGCTCCAGATCATTCCTACGATAATTTAAAGGGTAAATGGCTTCGTAATACAGACAAGTATGTGGTAATACACCGTGTCGCAATTCATTCAAAGCATGCGGGCAATGGTTATGCTACTAAATTGTTGACTGAGGTAATTGATTATATTCGTGATAATCGTAAAGATATTGATAGTATTCGTATTGATACTCATGAAAATAATACTGCAATGCAGCATTTAATTGATAAAATGAGCTTTACTAAAGTAGGAGAACTACATGGCGTTTATCGTCCCGATGAAATTTCATATGTTTATGAAAATATCAGAGAATAG
- the phoU gene encoding phosphate signaling complex protein PhoU has translation MHEVFLDELRKLNTRFMGMGIDVSESIEEATQAFVDHDKKLAQSLVKDDQKVSRAATKVEKRTLKLMALQQPVASDFRNVISILKATGDLERIGENALSIAWETIRVKGNPRIPEVETIIKSMSKKVNFMLDQVLKAYVQGDEKLAREVAKKDDEVDEDYVKARKLIIAGIKQDPEAAVASSSYFMVIRLLERIGDHVVNLAQWVVYKMSGELVDLNTKDTDEMTEL, from the coding sequence ATGCATGAAGTTTTTTTAGATGAATTACGTAAATTAAATACCCGCTTTATGGGGATGGGGATTGATGTTAGTGAGTCAATTGAGGAAGCTACCCAAGCCTTTGTTGATCATGATAAAAAATTAGCTCAAAGCCTAGTAAAAGATGATCAAAAAGTTTCTCGGGCTGCTACTAAAGTTGAGAAGAGAACCTTGAAGTTAATGGCTCTTCAGCAACCAGTTGCTAGTGACTTTAGAAATGTAATTAGTATCTTAAAGGCAACGGGAGATTTAGAACGAATTGGCGAAAATGCACTTTCAATTGCTTGGGAGACAATAAGAGTAAAGGGTAATCCACGTATTCCAGAAGTTGAAACAATTATTAAGTCAATGTCTAAGAAAGTTAACTTCATGCTTGATCAAGTTTTAAAAGCTTATGTTCAAGGTGATGAAAAATTAGCTCGTGAAGTTGCTAAAAAAGATGACGAAGTAGATGAAGATTATGTGAAGGCGCGTAAGTTGATTATTGCTGGGATTAAACAAGATCCAGAAGCTGCAGTTGCTTCTTCAAGTTACTTTATGGTAATTCGTTTACTAGAACGTATTGGTGACCACGTAGTTAATTTAGCACAGTGGGTTGTTTATAAGATGTCAGGTGAATTAGTTGACTTAAATACTAAAGATACTGATGAAATGACTGAACTATAA
- a CDS encoding Dps family protein, which yields MAYPKTKKIMNEIVADLTQAHMVVHQHHWYMLGRGFLKLHPYLDDVMDELAEQQDGVAERLIEINGSPISTYEEVLEETNVPDQVGSWDLSMEERFQLIVNAYKQLRDDYERGIKISEDEGDNSTNDLLIAYHTAVEKRIWMMSAELGKRPGEGE from the coding sequence ATGGCTTATCCAAAAACTAAAAAAATTATGAATGAAATCGTTGCTGATTTAACTCAAGCGCATATGGTTGTTCATCAACATCATTGGTATATGCTCGGAAGAGGATTTTTGAAATTACACCCATATTTAGATGATGTAATGGATGAATTAGCTGAACAACAAGATGGAGTTGCAGAAAGATTAATTGAGATTAACGGTAGTCCAATTTCAACTTATGAAGAAGTATTAGAAGAAACTAACGTTCCAGATCAAGTTGGCAGCTGGGACTTATCCATGGAAGAAAGATTTCAATTAATTGTTAATGCATATAAGCAATTACGAGATGATTATGAACGTGGTATTAAGATTAGTGAAGATGAAGGCGACAATTCCACTAATGACTTATTAATTGCTTATCATACCGCCGTTGAAAAGAGAATCTGGATGATGTCAGCTGAACTTGGTAAGAGACCTGGCGAAGGTGAATAG
- a CDS encoding amino acid ABC transporter ATP-binding protein translates to MTAMIKVEHLKKSFGKKEVLKDISANVDKGKVISIIGPSGSGKSTFLRCLNVLEKPSSGKIVFDGQDLTHINEKELDVLRERMGMVFQSFNLFPNMNVVENIKLAPMKVKGVSEDEAEKQALELLAKVGLKDRAEQYPSSLSGGQQQRVAIARALAMDPEVMLFDEPTSALDPEMVGEVLKTMQDLADSGMTMVIVTHEMGFAREVSDEVWFMADGYLQEQGSPEQIFENPQSPRAQDFLSKVL, encoded by the coding sequence ATGACAGCAATGATTAAGGTTGAACATTTAAAGAAAAGTTTTGGAAAAAAAGAAGTCCTCAAAGATATTTCAGCAAATGTTGATAAAGGAAAAGTTATCAGTATCATTGGCCCATCAGGTTCAGGAAAAAGTACATTTTTACGCTGTCTTAATGTACTTGAAAAGCCAAGTAGTGGTAAGATCGTTTTTGATGGACAAGATTTAACGCATATTAATGAAAAAGAGTTAGATGTTTTACGTGAAAGAATGGGAATGGTTTTTCAAAGTTTCAATCTTTTTCCTAATATGAATGTAGTTGAAAATATCAAACTTGCTCCAATGAAGGTTAAGGGCGTAAGTGAAGATGAGGCTGAGAAACAAGCTTTAGAATTACTGGCTAAAGTTGGTTTGAAAGATCGGGCTGAGCAATATCCTTCGAGTCTCTCTGGTGGTCAGCAGCAGCGTGTTGCCATTGCTCGGGCGTTAGCGATGGATCCAGAGGTAATGCTGTTTGATGAGCCAACAAGTGCATTAGACCCAGAGATGGTCGGAGAAGTTTTAAAGACAATGCAGGATTTAGCTGATTCGGGAATGACGATGGTTATCGTTACTCACGAAATGGGGTTTGCTCGTGAAGTTTCTGATGAAGTTTGGTTTATGGCGGATGGATATTTACAGGAACAGGGCAGTCCTGAACAAATTTTTGAAAATCCGCAGAGCCCACGTGCACAAGATTTCCTTTCTAAAGTTTTATAA
- the pstB gene encoding phosphate ABC transporter ATP-binding protein PstB yields the protein MQNVNEAPTFIHQFDQDEQIISTKDLSVFYGGSIQKLFGASLQFKKKTITALIGGSGSGKSTFLRCLNRMNDKVARVDGEIWYHGLDINKNNINVYQLRKNIGMVFQKPNPFPKSIRENITYALKANGEKDKQKLDQIVEESLRAAALWDEVKDKLDKSALAMSGGQQQRLCIARALALKPEILLLDEPASALDPVSTSKLEDTLKQLRTDYTMIMVTHNMQQASRISDYTAFFHLGHVLEYDKTENIFTNPKGEITEDYIRGSFG from the coding sequence ATGCAAAATGTAAATGAAGCACCTACTTTTATTCATCAATTCGATCAAGATGAACAAATTATTTCTACTAAGGACCTTAGTGTTTTTTACGGTGGGAGTATTCAAAAGCTTTTTGGAGCTAGTCTGCAATTTAAGAAAAAAACAATTACTGCCTTAATTGGTGGATCTGGATCAGGAAAGTCGACTTTTTTACGTTGCCTTAATAGAATGAATGATAAGGTTGCTCGAGTTGATGGTGAAATTTGGTATCACGGCTTAGATATTAATAAAAACAATATCAATGTTTACCAATTAAGAAAAAATATTGGCATGGTCTTTCAAAAGCCAAATCCATTTCCAAAATCAATTAGAGAAAATATTACGTATGCTCTAAAAGCAAATGGCGAAAAAGATAAGCAAAAGCTAGATCAAATTGTCGAAGAAAGTTTAAGAGCAGCTGCTTTGTGGGATGAAGTGAAGGATAAGCTAGATAAGAGTGCCTTAGCCATGTCAGGTGGACAACAGCAACGTTTATGTATTGCTCGAGCGCTTGCCTTGAAACCCGAAATTCTGCTTCTTGATGAACCGGCTAGTGCGCTTGATCCTGTTTCTACCTCTAAGCTTGAAGATACGCTCAAGCAATTGAGAACCGATTATACGATGATTATGGTTACTCATAATATGCAGCAAGCTAGTCGTATTAGTGACTATACAGCTTTCTTTCATTTAGGACATGTTCTAGAGTACGATAAAACAGAAAATATTTTCACTAATCCTAAGGGTGAAATTACGGAAGATTATATTCGCGGAAGTTTTGGATAA
- a CDS encoding YfcC family protein has protein sequence MSNTVQKKKKHQFPTAYTVIIIVLLLVQILTFFIPSGNYATLEYDQPNKEFVITKPNGSKHKEAATQKTLDKYKVKIDVKKFTNGTIYKPVAIPDSYEKIDQKKPGLGGAIYQFLSSQVNGIAQSIDIIAFVLILGGCIGVVHANGAIDAGMQALSKKIKGKQVLLIVLVMGLIAIGGTTFGLAEETMAFYPILIPVFLLAGFDRMTVVATIFLGTSIGTMASTINPFSTVIASNTAGVNFTEALPLRICMWATCVIVGMIYVIAYAKKVQKNPKASYVYNDFVKEDQEYLNQDQTIQEHEFTWRQKLTLLVFAIAFIVMIWGVQQKGWYFTEIAVVFLATGYIFAFISGLSEHKFVESFVNGAGDLLGVALTIGLARAVSIVMEESQTSDTIMNFFSQQVSGMPPLLFIWFMFLVYIVLGFFIQSSSGLAVLSMPIMAPLANVVGIDRASIIDAYNWGQGFISLVAPTGLILMSLMMVNIGFNKWFKFCWKLLVIEFGICLAFLAIGLVVY, from the coding sequence ATGAGTAATACAGTTCAAAAAAAGAAAAAGCATCAATTTCCAACAGCGTATACGGTTATTATTATCGTTCTGCTATTGGTGCAGATTTTAACGTTTTTTATCCCATCAGGTAATTATGCAACGCTTGAGTATGATCAACCTAATAAGGAGTTTGTGATTACTAAGCCAAATGGTAGTAAACATAAAGAAGCAGCAACTCAAAAAACTTTAGATAAGTATAAAGTTAAGATTGACGTGAAGAAGTTTACTAATGGTACCATTTATAAGCCTGTGGCAATTCCTGATTCTTATGAAAAGATCGATCAGAAAAAGCCAGGACTAGGCGGAGCAATTTATCAATTTTTATCTTCACAAGTAAACGGGATTGCGCAAAGTATTGATATTATTGCCTTTGTTTTAATTCTTGGTGGATGTATTGGTGTTGTTCACGCAAATGGTGCAATTGATGCCGGTATGCAGGCACTTTCTAAAAAGATTAAAGGTAAGCAAGTATTATTGATTGTTTTGGTAATGGGCTTGATTGCCATTGGTGGTACAACTTTTGGTTTAGCTGAAGAAACCATGGCCTTTTATCCAATTTTGATTCCAGTATTTTTACTGGCAGGATTTGACCGTATGACGGTTGTCGCGACGATCTTCTTAGGAACCAGCATTGGTACGATGGCGTCAACTATTAACCCATTTTCAACTGTAATTGCTTCTAATACTGCTGGTGTTAACTTTACAGAGGCATTGCCGTTAAGAATTTGCATGTGGGCAACTTGTGTTATTGTGGGGATGATTTATGTTATTGCATATGCTAAAAAGGTACAAAAGAACCCTAAGGCTTCATATGTTTATAATGATTTCGTTAAGGAAGATCAAGAATATCTGAATCAAGACCAAACAATACAAGAGCATGAATTTACTTGGCGCCAAAAATTAACATTACTTGTTTTCGCAATTGCATTTATTGTAATGATTTGGGGCGTTCAGCAAAAGGGCTGGTACTTCACTGAAATTGCAGTTGTCTTCTTAGCAACTGGATATATTTTTGCCTTTATTTCAGGCTTAAGTGAGCACAAGTTTGTTGAAAGCTTCGTAAATGGTGCAGGCGACTTATTAGGTGTAGCTTTAACAATTGGATTAGCGCGTGCCGTTTCAATTGTGATGGAAGAAAGTCAGACTAGCGATACCATTATGAACTTCTTTAGCCAACAAGTTTCTGGTATGCCACCACTACTGTTCATTTGGTTTATGTTCTTGGTCTACATTGTTTTAGGATTCTTTATTCAATCATCTTCAGGTTTAGCCGTTCTTTCAATGCCAATTATGGCACCATTAGCTAACGTAGTTGGTATTGACCGAGCAAGTATTATTGATGCTTATAACTGGGGACAAGGCTTTATCAGCTTGGTAGCTCCAACTGGTTTGATTTTAATGAGCTTAATGATGGTGAATATCGGCTTTAATAAGTGGTTTAAGTTTTGCTGGAAATTATTAGTAATTGAATTTGGTATTTGTTTAGCCTTTTTAGCAATTGGCTTAGTTGTTTACTGA